Proteins encoded in a region of the Procambarus clarkii isolate CNS0578487 chromosome 28, FALCON_Pclarkii_2.0, whole genome shotgun sequence genome:
- the LOC138369418 gene encoding uncharacterized protein — translation MDEERSPGGSPVKEVQGERERIAKAFDKCCHGVIALKMRTKVITGKLGRWIYSFLTNRIQCVIVNKVKSGSSTMKAFSKSSVLAPVLFLILISDMYKDATYSTVSSFADGTGIFTRAENVEDTANLQTYVNQVFQWTTRNNMINEDKFQLMRFGKKKKISKRKPRIIRSQITLLKEMAIWKNLQVIMLADLTCKQHNESSSNNWKKNDRLDKKNLSHKRWKTNNDTS, via the coding sequence ATGGATGAAGAAAGAAGTCCAGGAGGGTCACCAGTAAAGGAGGTGCAGGGGGAAAGGGAAAGAATTGCTAAAGCTTTCGACAAGTGttgccatggtgttattgcactcaAAATGCGCACAAAGGTAATTACAGGCAAATTAGGAAGGTGGATTTATAGTTTTCTAACGAACAGAATtcagtgtgtaatagtcaacaaagtaaaatccgGATCGTCCACTATGAAAGCTTTCTCCAAAAGTAGTGTGCTTGCTCCGGTgctttttctcattctcatatcggACATGTACAAAGATGCAACCTATAGCacagtatcatcctttgcagatggcaCTGGAATTTTCACGAGAGCAGAAAatgtagaggacacagcaaacctccaaactTATGTTAATCAGGTTTTTCAATGGACCACAAGAAATAACAtgattaatgaagataagttccagctaatgcgctttggaaaaaaaaagaaaatatctaAACGGAAACCGCGTATAATACGCAGTCAAATCACACTATTAAAAGAAATGGCAATATGGAAGAATTTGCAAGTAATCATGCTGGCAGACCTTACTTGTAAACAACACAATGAAAGTAGCTCTAACAACtggaagaaaaatgacaggttggataagaaGAACCTTTCTCACAAAAGATGGAAGACCAATAACGATACTTcttaa